DNA from Arthrobacter sp. SLBN-112:
GCCCGACGACGTGCTGGCGGACCTCATCCGGCGGCGGATCGCCGAAATCCGGAAGTAGGCCGCAATACGACGGCGGCACGCACCAGGCGGGTGCGGGTCCCGTCTGCAGCGGAGTGCTGCAGGCAGGACCTATGGTCCTTCCCGCGCGGTGCCCGCGTGCCTAGCCTGTTGCCATGGCTGACACTCTCGCGTCCCTTGCAGACTCCTTCAAGAACATGGGCGTTGCCCGCGCATACGGCCCGCCCGTGAACCTGGGCGGGGAGGAAATAGTGCCTGTGGCGCTGGTGTCCTTCGGCTTCGGTGGCGGTACGGAGTCGGACCAGGGCGCATCAGGTGGAGGGGGCGGCGGCTTTGTTGTGCCGCTGGGGGTGTACCGGACGGTTAATGGCCACGCGGTTTTCCGCCCCAACACCATCGCCACGCTGGTGTGCCTCGTCCCCTTGGTCTCTGTCGCCGGCGCGGCGATGCGCAAAGCGGTGCGGGCGGCCCGGAAATAGGGCGCCGGCAGGTGCCCGTCAACGTTCAAATTTTCCCCTATTTCGCGCCGGCGCATTCGGTTCCATAATGGCCTCGTAAGACTTCGGGAACCTCCCGCCGCTGTCCTGTGCCACGGCGGAAGCAGGGGTTCCAGGCGGCCGCCCCGGCAATCGGCGGGAAGGACGGCCACGAGGCCCGGCAGGGCGCAGCCGGACTGTTTCAGGGGGAGAGCAACGCCATTAATGCACAAGGAGAGCCGTCATGCTCAAGGATCTGCAAGTCATGCCCGTACTGCCCGCAAAGGACATTGACAGGGCAAGGGAGTTCTACCGCGACAAGCTGGGCCTCGAACCCAGCCAGACCATTGATAACGACAACCTGGTTTACCAGTGCGGCAACGGTACCGGGTTCCTTCTCTACCGGACGGACAATGCCGGTTCGGCGAAGAACACGCAGATGGGCTGGGGAGCCGAAGACGTGGAACGGGAAGTGGAAGAGCTGCGGAGCCGCGGCGTCGTCTTTGAGGAGTACGACATGCCGGGGCTCAAAACCGAGAACGGCATCGCGACGATGGAAGGCATGGGGAAGGGTGCGTGGTTCCTCGACAGCGAGGGCAACATCCTGAACATTTCCTCCATCCCCGTCACGTAGCCAACCACCGCCAACAGGCGCATACTCGAACACCTGGCAGCACAGCCAGAAGGACGACGCCGGCACTTGCCGCCTAAAGCACCCGCACCCGGGTGCCTGGCAGCGGCAGGCCGGCGCCGCCGTCGTAAGCGGCCTTACAGGAAGGCACGAGCATGAGTGTGGAAGAGGTGGCGCCGGAGACTAAAGGCGTCTCGGTGGAGTTGCTGGCGACCGTTGACCTTGACGGCGAAATCGAAGGAATGGAAGGCCGGCAATTGCGGATGCGGATGGTGACGATCGAGCCCGGCGGGGTCTTCGGTCCCCGCCACGATCATGCGGGCCGCCCCGGCACTGTCTATATCCTGCAGGGGACCATCACCGACCACCGTGATGGCGGGACCCGGGAATACGGGCCCGGAGTGGGCTGGCCGGAGGACCGGAACACCAACCACTGGTTGGAGAACAGGGGAACGGTTCCGGCGGTGGAAATCTCCGTGGACATCGTCAGGAAGCTTCCGTCATAAATCCACGGGTTGTAGAAACCCGTGGCCTAACGGCTTTGTTCTGGGTATCTTGGCCATACCCGTGGTTGAGCAGTCAGCTGGCAAGTTACTCATGGGAGCTGATGATGGACGCCGCTGCTGACCGACCGCCTGCCGGGACCATTCGTCCCGGCGCCCCCGCACAGGGCAGGGTGTTCCATGCCTTCCGCCGCTGGCCTCTCGTTCCGGCCGCCGATCTGCTCCTGCTGCGGCACGCACTCGAAGACTGCAATATCGCCCTGGAACCGGACCAGTCCTACGCCCTCCGATGCCTCGTCGAGGACGATCTTATGCGCCGCTCGGCGCTTCCGCCCGCCTCAGGCGACTAGACCGCCGTGGGCCGGCGACGCGTGATGTTGGGGGACCGGCCCACGGCCAAAACGGGGGACCATCCCTGCCCGCCGCACATCAGACGGCCGGCTCCCGGCGTCCCAGCGCCATCCGCAACGCGCCGAGGAGGGTGAGCCGGTTCCGCCTGGTGACCGCAATAACCGCCGCCATGCCGGCCAGCAGCACCACGATCCCACCGCAGGCCACGGACCAGCGGGCGCCGAACTGGCTTCCGATCCAACCGACCAGCGGCGATCCCAGGGCGGTGCCGCCCTGCAGGATGGCCAGGTACAGGGCCAGTACGCGCCCGCGGAACTGTGGTTCCACGGACAGTTGGATGCTGGTGTTGCAGCTGTTCAGGAACGTGATGGATGCCAGCCCTACGGGAATGAGGATGACGGCGTAGACCCAGAAGGACGGGGCCACGCTGCCCAGGATCGTGAAAATACCCAGCCCCAGCGCCCCGCCCAGCAGGAACCTCAGCCGCGGACGGGACCGGCGTGCCGCCAGGAGGGCGCCTGCCAGGGTGCCCACCGCCATGATTGATCCCAGAAGCCCGAATTCGCTGGGGCCCATGCGGAACTCGGTGGTGGCCATCAGCGAGTTGATGACGGGAAAGTTCATGCCGAACGCGCCCAGGATGCCCACCAGGACCATGATCAGCATCAGGTCCGGCCGGCGGCGTACATACCGGACACCCTCGGCCACCTGGTGCTTGTTCCGCTCGCCCTTTTCCGGCGGGGCGGGCTGGCTGATGCGGATCCTGAACAGCGAGACCAGGACGGCCGCGAAGCTGGCCGCGTTAAGCAGGAACACCGGGCCCGTACCCACCCAGGCGATAAGCACCCCGGCAATGGCGGGGCCGGTGAGCCGGGCGGTGTTGAATGATGCGGAGTTCAATGCCACCGCGTTGGAGATGTTCTCCTGCCCCACCAGCTCCGAGACAAAGGCTTGGCGTGCGGGCGCGTCCACCGCGCTGGCGACGCCCAGGCAGAAGGCCGCCACGTACGCGTGCCACAGTTGGGCGGTCCCGGTGACCACCAGGAGGCCGATGGCGAGGCCGGTGAACGCCATGGCCAGCTGCGTCCACATGAGGATGATGCGCTTCCGGTACCGGTCGGCGAGCACACCGCCGTAGGGGCCGAACAGCAGCATGGGCAGGAACTGCAAGCCGGTCGTGAGGCCCACGGCCGCACCCGAGTGGTCGGTGAGGACGGTCAGGACCAGCCAGTCCTGGGCCACGCGCTGCATCCAGGTGCCGATGTTGGAGACGATTGCGCCGCCGGCCCAGATGCGGTAATCGGGGTTCTCAAGCGCACGGAACATCGCACTCATTTGCCGCTCATTTCCTGCATGATGCGGGCCGCCCGGCTGAGGATGAGCCGGTCTTCCTCGCTGAGCCCGGCCACGCGTTGGGCCAGCCAGGCCGTCCGCTGGTTGCGTGCTTCCGCGAGGACGGCCCGTCCCGCATCGGTGATGTCCACGCGGACCTGGCGGCCGTCGTCGGGGTCCGCGCTCCTGGTGACAAAGCCCTGGTCGGCCAGCGCGTTGACGATCCTTGTCATGGACGGCGCCTGGACGTGCTCACTTTCCGCGAGTGCGCGCAAGGTGCTGGGACCGCTGCCGTTCAGCAAAGCGAGGACGGTGTACTGGCCGGGGGTGATGATGTCGCCGGTTGCCTCGACGCGGAGCCTGCGGGACGTGCGCATCACGGCGGTGCGGAGATCGATGGCGAGGGTGTCCGGGGCGGTGGGGTCTGCAGCTGTCTTGTTCTTCGTTTGGGTAGGGGACATGTATACGGGTGCGCCTCCTGCTGACGTTCCTTAGCAGTGCTAATTAGTTCTGCTAACTATTATGGTCCGCCTGCTTATCATTGGGCAACAGTTGGAAGAGTGGGTTTGGCAACATGTTCCGGCAGAATGGGGCCGTGACTGGGCGCAGAATTGGAACCCGTAAACCCTGGCTGACCTGGAAGGGGAGACTGAACCTTGCGGTGACCGTTGTGGTCCTTTGCCTGGGCCCGATCCTGATCGGCCTAGGCAGTTTCATAATTAATGCCGATGAGGAGCTTGCCCGGACGGGAGTCCAGGCCGCCGGAACGATCGTCCACTTCGACGATGTCACCAAGGCTTCCAAGCGCAGGATACAGGTCGAATTTTCGACGGCGGACGGGTTGCCGCACAAGGCCTTCGCGGCAGTGGACCATGACCAGCATCCCGAAGTGGGCGGCGGGGAGACGGTGGTCCATGCCGAAAACGATCCCGGCCGGGCCATTGTTCTTGGCTATGAGAGCGACGGCGTGTGGTTCCGCGGTGTTGGCGTTGTGCTGACCGTCATTTTCGGTGTGATCGGCCTCGTGTTCACGTTTGTGATTGGCAGTGCCGTCCTCCGCGCCAGGTTCCGGAAACCCGCATTGGAGCAAATGGCCTGAGTCCGTCCTGGCCTGTGGGTCTGGCCGCTCAGGCTTTGCGGGCGTAGGCTCTGTCCACTATGACCGAGCAGCAGCCCTATGAGTTGATCCGGCGCTATCCGCATTTCGAACTGCGGTGGTATCCGGAGTATGCCGTGGCCGAAGTGACGGTCACGGCCGACTTTGACCGCGCCGGCAATGCCGCCTTCCGGCATCTTTTCAACTACATCAGCGGCAGCAATGCTGCCCGGCAGAAGCTTGCCATGACTGCCCCGGTGCTTCAGGAACCGGGACCGCAGAAGCTGGCCATGACCGCCCCGGTGATCCAGAGCGGCCCGCTGCCCGGATCTTCGGCCCCCGCCGAATTTTCGGTGGCCTTCGTCCTTCCGGCTGGAGTGACCGCTGATACTGCTCCAGTGCCCACTGATCCCAGTATTAAGGTACGTGCGGTGCCGGGTTCTCTTGCCGCAGTGCTGGGTTTCTCCGGCAGCGGGTCCGCAGCGGCCTTCCAGAAGCGCAACGACGGCCTGCAGGCGGCGCTCACCTTGGCCGGGCTGACTCCCGTGGGTGCGCCCAGGTTCGCCCGTTTCGACCCGCCGTTCAAGCCGTGGTTCCTGCGGCGCAACGAGGTCATCCAGGACGTGGCGGACCCGGGCTCAGCAGAAGGAACGTCCCGCTCCTGACAAGCCGGCGCCGGATGGTGCTGCTTGCCGCCGTACAGTCGCTGCCGAATGCGGGGCGCACCCAAGTGCTGAAAGTTCTCCGATAGTTTCTTCAGTTTCGGAAAAGACATGCACAAAAGCCCATGGCCTTTCGGGCCATGGGCTTTTGTGCGCCTTCCGGCCACCGATGCGGGCGCAGGCATAGATAGTCCTGCCGTCTTGGGAAGTCGGCTCCCAATTCTCTGCGACCTGTTGTTATTGCTGAAACTTTACGATAGTTTCTTGGATGTGATGCAGGTCGCACCGGTGGGGACCCCGCGGCCAGCATGCCCAACTAAAGGACAATGATGACCAGCGAGCAAAGCACCAGGACCGCCGAGCACCGGCTCAAGCGCCTGCACGAACGCCTTGGCGGGGTTGCCTACGGCGGCGACTACAACCCGGAACAGTGGCCCCGCGAAGTGTGGGCGGAGGACGTCCGCCTGATGAAGGAGGCCGGCGTAAATCTGGTCACCCTGGCAGTGTTCTCCTGGAGCAGGCTGGAGACGGCCGACGGGGTCTACGACTTTGGCTGGCTGGACGAGATCATGGACCTGCTGCACGCGAACGGCATTGGCGTGGACCTGGCCACTCCGGACGCCGTCCCGCCGGCCTGGCTCATCGCACAGTACCCGGATATCCTCCCGGTCCTGGCGGACGGCTCCACTTTCGGTTTCGGGTCCCGCCAGCACTTTGACGTCTCCCACCCTGCCTACCGGGAAAAGTCCCTGGCCATGGCCGAGAAAATGGGGGAACGCTACGCTGGCCATCCGGCCCTGTGCATGTGGCACGTCAACAACGAATATGGCCCGGTCTCCTACGGCCCCCATGCCGACCGCGCCTTCCGCGAATGGCTGCAGAAAAAGTACAGCACCATGGAGGACCTCAACTCAGCGTGGAGCACGGACGTCTGGGGCCAGGTCTTTTCCGATTGGTCCCAAGTCAGCGCCCCCGCACAGCCCCGCACCTGGTCCAACCCCTCCCGGCGCCTGGACTTCCACCGGTTCACCTCGGACAGCATGCTGGCGCACTACAAGGCGGAGCGGGACATCCTGCGCCGGCACACCCCGGACCTGCCCATCGTCACCAACTTCATGCGCTTCTACAAGAACAACGACTACTGGGCCTGGGCAGCCGAGGAAGACGCCGCCGCCCTGGATATCTACCCGGACCCGCGCGAGGAGGACGCCCATGTGGCCGCCGCCCTCAACTTCGACCTGATGCGCTCCCTGCGGAAAGGCCAGCCCTGGCTGGTGATGGAACAGGCCACCGCGGCGGTCAGCCAGTGGTCAGTCAACGTCTCCAAACTTCCCGGCAAAATGCGGCTCGGCTCCTACCAGGCCATCGCCCAGGGTGCCGACTCCATCCTCTTCTTCCAATGGCGCCAGGCCAGAGGCGGCACCGAACGCTTCCACTCGGGCATGGTCAACCACGCCGGCCCCAACACCCGCGTGTTCCGTGAGGTCTGTGAACTGGGCCAGGAACTGAAGGGCCTGGGCGGCATCACCGGCACCCGTTCCAGCGCCAAGGCGGCCCTGGTCTTCGACTGGGACTGCTGGTGGGCCCTGGAACTCGGCAATTCCCCGCGTTCTGACCTTAACTATCCGCAGGAAGTCCTCCGCCTCTACCGGCCGTTCTTCGACGCCAATATTCCCGTGGACTTCGTGGACACCAAGACCGACCTGGGCCAGTACAGCCTGGTGGTCCTGCCTGCCACCTACCTCCTTTCCGACGACGCCGCGCAGCGGATCGAAGAGTACGTCTCCGGCGGCGGACGCCTGGTGGCCAGCTACCTCTCCGGCATCGTGGACCCTGACAACACCATCCGCCTGGGCGGCTACCCCGGTGCGCTCCGCAAGGTCTTGGGCGCCTGGAGCGAGGAGATGCATCCGCTCGCCGGTGAAGGCGAGGCAGTGAAGCTTTCAATGGCCGACGGCGGCACTGCCTCCGCGGAATACTGGACCGAGCACCTGCACACCACCACGGCGGACGTGCTGGCCAGCTACGCGTCGGGACGGCTGGAAGGCTCGCCCGCCGTCACCCGCAACAGCTTCGGCGGCGGCACCGCCGTTTACCTTTCCGCCCGGGTGGACAGCACCTTCCTGGCAGAACTGCTCGGGGACGAACACGCGGCTGCCGGAATCCGCCCGGAACTGGACGCGCCGCCGGGAGTGCAGGTCCGCCGTCGTACCGGCAACGGACGCAGCTATCTGCTGGTCCTCAACCACAACGACGCACCCGCCCGGGTAGACGTGAAGGCCGGCGGCATGGACCTGCTTACCGAAACAGCCGTACAAGGCACGGTGGAGCTCCC
Protein-coding regions in this window:
- a CDS encoding cupin domain-containing protein; translated protein: MSVEEVAPETKGVSVELLATVDLDGEIEGMEGRQLRMRMVTIEPGGVFGPRHDHAGRPGTVYILQGTITDHRDGGTREYGPGVGWPEDRNTNHWLENRGTVPAVEISVDIVRKLPS
- a CDS encoding beta-galactosidase translates to MTSEQSTRTAEHRLKRLHERLGGVAYGGDYNPEQWPREVWAEDVRLMKEAGVNLVTLAVFSWSRLETADGVYDFGWLDEIMDLLHANGIGVDLATPDAVPPAWLIAQYPDILPVLADGSTFGFGSRQHFDVSHPAYREKSLAMAEKMGERYAGHPALCMWHVNNEYGPVSYGPHADRAFREWLQKKYSTMEDLNSAWSTDVWGQVFSDWSQVSAPAQPRTWSNPSRRLDFHRFTSDSMLAHYKAERDILRRHTPDLPIVTNFMRFYKNNDYWAWAAEEDAAALDIYPDPREEDAHVAAALNFDLMRSLRKGQPWLVMEQATAAVSQWSVNVSKLPGKMRLGSYQAIAQGADSILFFQWRQARGGTERFHSGMVNHAGPNTRVFREVCELGQELKGLGGITGTRSSAKAALVFDWDCWWALELGNSPRSDLNYPQEVLRLYRPFFDANIPVDFVDTKTDLGQYSLVVLPATYLLSDDAAQRIEEYVSGGGRLVASYLSGIVDPDNTIRLGGYPGALRKVLGAWSEEMHPLAGEGEAVKLSMADGGTASAEYWTEHLHTTTADVLASYASGRLEGSPAVTRNSFGGGTAVYLSARVDSTFLAELLGDEHAAAGIRPELDAPPGVQVRRRTGNGRSYLLVLNHNDAPARVDVKAGGMDLLTETAVQGTVELPANGVLVIDQTTTAETGR
- a CDS encoding SOUL family heme-binding protein, which produces MTEQQPYELIRRYPHFELRWYPEYAVAEVTVTADFDRAGNAAFRHLFNYISGSNAARQKLAMTAPVLQEPGPQKLAMTAPVIQSGPLPGSSAPAEFSVAFVLPAGVTADTAPVPTDPSIKVRAVPGSLAAVLGFSGSGSAAAFQKRNDGLQAALTLAGLTPVGAPRFARFDPPFKPWFLRRNEVIQDVADPGSAEGTSRS
- a CDS encoding VOC family protein, coding for MLKDLQVMPVLPAKDIDRAREFYRDKLGLEPSQTIDNDNLVYQCGNGTGFLLYRTDNAGSAKNTQMGWGAEDVEREVEELRSRGVVFEEYDMPGLKTENGIATMEGMGKGAWFLDSEGNILNISSIPVT
- a CDS encoding MFS transporter; the encoded protein is MSAMFRALENPDYRIWAGGAIVSNIGTWMQRVAQDWLVLTVLTDHSGAAVGLTTGLQFLPMLLFGPYGGVLADRYRKRIILMWTQLAMAFTGLAIGLLVVTGTAQLWHAYVAAFCLGVASAVDAPARQAFVSELVGQENISNAVALNSASFNTARLTGPAIAGVLIAWVGTGPVFLLNAASFAAVLVSLFRIRISQPAPPEKGERNKHQVAEGVRYVRRRPDLMLIMVLVGILGAFGMNFPVINSLMATTEFRMGPSEFGLLGSIMAVGTLAGALLAARRSRPRLRFLLGGALGLGIFTILGSVAPSFWVYAVILIPVGLASITFLNSCNTSIQLSVEPQFRGRVLALYLAILQGGTALGSPLVGWIGSQFGARWSVACGGIVVLLAGMAAVIAVTRRNRLTLLGALRMALGRREPAV
- a CDS encoding MarR family winged helix-turn-helix transcriptional regulator, which produces MSPTQTKNKTAADPTAPDTLAIDLRTAVMRTSRRLRVEATGDIITPGQYTVLALLNGSGPSTLRALAESEHVQAPSMTRIVNALADQGFVTRSADPDDGRQVRVDITDAGRAVLAEARNQRTAWLAQRVAGLSEEDRLILSRAARIMQEMSGK
- a CDS encoding DUF3592 domain-containing protein — protein: MTGRRIGTRKPWLTWKGRLNLAVTVVVLCLGPILIGLGSFIINADEELARTGVQAAGTIVHFDDVTKASKRRIQVEFSTADGLPHKAFAAVDHDQHPEVGGGETVVHAENDPGRAIVLGYESDGVWFRGVGVVLTVIFGVIGLVFTFVIGSAVLRARFRKPALEQMA